The region AGCTCTGGGATTGGGGAGCACACTTACTGCCCCAGAAACGTTCTTGAAGGGAGGGAAGAATGTCCTAGTCTCAAAGACACCTATGATGAAATTGATGAGATCATGTTTGACACTCTTGATAATCTCTTCAAAAGAACCGGTTTTTCTCCCTCTGAGATAGACATCCTCGTGGTCAATGTGTCCTTGTTCTCCCCTGCTCCTTCTCTCACAGCTCGCATCATAAACAGGTACCATCATCTCAAAAGTTTATACTGTTAGGTGAAATACATGAATAgtgtttttatattatatttctaacacctTCATTCACACAAGAGCATACCAGGCTTGAATGGTGTACAAAAGAATCGAATTTTTACTACTTTATCCTATAGACTATGATATTATGTTAGTAAGCTCTCTCGAAAACTTAATAGTTGAAGACATATGAAtagtttttatattatatttctaacacattTCTTCACGCAGTAATCTAGTAGTCTTGAAAGATGAATAAAGGAATCAAAATCGAGACAACTTTATCATATGGACTCTAACACCATCTTAAGAACCAACTATCCCACAAAGTTTAGGAAAATGTTAGCTAGACACTCAATTGTGAAGATATTgagagtgagaatgaagaaaaaAGGAGGTAATGAATGTAATTAATGTATAATGTGATGGGTACATAAGTGAGAGTAAAATAGTATATTGGCTCAATTATATTATGTGGATTGTCCGTACAATTGGTTGTCTACCCATCATAACTAAAAAGTCTAAAAAGATTGGCTCAAGATACCTGaatgatttttatattaaatttctaACAGGTACAAGATGAGGGAGGGCATCAAGGCCTTCAACCTTGCAGGAATGGGGTGCAGTGCAAGTGTTGTTGCTATCGATATGGTGCAGCAGCTTTTCAAGACATACAAGAACTCCATTGGAATTGTTGTGAGCACAGAAGATCTCGGTGCACATTGGTACTGTGGAAAGGACAAGAAGATGATGCTTTCAAATTGCCTCTTTCGCTCAGGAGGGTGTTCCATGCTTTTCACAAACAAGCCATCTCTGAAGAACAAAGCAATCATGAAGCTGAAGCACATGGAGAGAACTCAGTATGGTGCAGATGATGAAGCCTACAGTTGCTGCATCCAagtagaagatgatgaaggttACTCAGGTTTTCGCCTAACCAAGAGTCTTGTTAAGTCTGCAGCACAGGCTTTGACAGTGAACCTTCAAGGGATGGCCCCAAAGATTCTCCCAATTTGGGAACTGGTGAGGTTCTTTACTCTGTCTCTGAGAAACAGGGGAATTGCTATGTTTCTTGGCAATGGTAAAGTGAAAAGGGCCACATTCAATGTGTTAGGAGGAGGAGGGGGTTTGAATTTAAGGTCAGGAATAGAGCACTTTTGTGTGCACCCTGGTGGAAGGGCAGTTATTGATGGGGTCGGTAAGGGTTTAAGGCTCAATGAATATGACCTTGAGCCTTCAAGAATGGCACTTCATAGGTGGGGAAACACTTCTGCTGGTGGATTATGGTATGTTTTGGGGTACATGGAGGCTAAGAAGAGGCTCAGGAAGGGTGATAGGATCCTCATGATAAGCCTTGGAGCTGGGTTCAAGTGCAACAACTGTGTTTGGGAGGTGATGAGGGATTTGTCTGATGCTAATGTGTGGAAAGATTGCATTGATAGTTACCCTCCAAACACACTCAACAACCCTTTCAAGGAGAAGTACAACTGGCTCAATGATGAATTTCTTAACTTTGTGAGGTTGGATACTAGTAAGATGGTGTGggataaagaagagagaaaataattaCGTATTTTAGTAAAATGAAAGTGATTTGTAAACATTCACATAGTGCAGACACCcgaaatatatttatgatgaGAAAGTAAGAGAAcagacaaaaaaaattgaggtgTATGTGACATGTTTATATTGTTTAGGTGTCTAAGTATCATTACTAAAATTGGGATTGTGATAAGctaaaggaaaggaaaagaaaaaaatcaaactaTACAGGTTTAGTTGGGTCCTGTTTCCAACTTTTACAATATTTGTTTTGTTCATGTTTAATCAAACTTAAATATATCATTGGTCACAGGAAAATTTGTCAAGTGTAAAATTAATTTGTTGAGGTAAACTTCAAAACCCTGTGTATTATGCTATTGGTGAAATAAAGCTCATATCATTTATGTAGGTGTGTAATTATTTGTTCTCATTATTGGAGTTATAATTACTAGTATCATGTGTGCTGTCTTACTGcaacattctctctctctctctctctctctctctctctctctctctctcctggTGTTTTAAATGTGGTGTAAGCAACTAGCTTGGTTGGTTTCTCATATTAAATTCTAAAACAATGGTTTGGGAAATTCCAAAAGGAGAAGAACATATTTGTTCTTACTTTGCAAGAAAACAGACAAAGCTTCTCAACTCTAAGAGCCAATGTTAGTTGATAAATTGTCTGTAAAATGAAACTTGAGCTAGCGAGTGCTTGTGTTATGTGGCTTTCTGTTGGTTGGTCCACCACGAATTAATTACTTTGACCTACTCCAACGTTTATCCAGCTGCATAACTCATTACTGGCTCGAAAAGTTTGAAAAATTCTCAGGGACATTTGATTTATCATAGTAAATAGAAAAGACCATATAGCAACCCCTGTGTCTAAAGAAGTGTTAGTAGTTGTTAGTGAGTTAGAGGGttagttagaacttagaaggtTAATGAGGAAactagcctataaataagagtgGTTAGAGAGCATGAGAGTCATCTTTTGTATCATTAGGGGGCATTTTGGTTTATAGAGTATTGGGTCTTTCTCATGGGTGAGTGTTGggtctctctctcactctcttgtATCTTTCTCTGATTCTCAAATTGGAAGTTAAGGTTTTCATCAATAATACTCCTATATCTTTCTGAgttctatctttggttaatttaattaattaatttactttaatataaatgataaataataaaatgtcCAACATGTAATGTAACTACATGTGTGTATatgtatattaatatatatgcaCTTGCACAAGAAACAACCACAAAatctcttctttcttgcttcttAGTCATGGATCTTTTACAACTCTTATGCCTCTTTTCCTTGCTGTACTCATTCTTTTGCCTTTTCAAGATGATTCTTCAACGTAGAGGCCAATCTTGTTACATGCTAGCCTATGAGTGCTTCAAGCCGCCAGAAAACACGATTATTGACACAAATTCAGCTGTAAGAATCCTCTTGAGAAACAAGAACATGGGACTGGAGGAGTACCGGTTTCTCCTGAAAACCATTGCCAGCTCTGGGATTGGGGAGCACACTTACTGCCCCAGAAACGTTAATTCTTGAGGGGAGGGAAGTACTGTCCTAGTCTCAAAGACACCTATGATGAAATTGATAAGATCATGTTTGACACCCTTGAGAATCTCTTCAAGAGGACTGGCTTTTCTCCAACTGAGATAGACATCCTTGTGGTCAATGTGTCCTTGTTCTCTCCTGCTCCTTCTCTCACAGCTCGCATCATAAACAGGTATTGTGAAACAACTATCATAAAAGCTTAAACTTTGTAGGAGATAAATGAATAAGGTTTATATTatatggaaaatgatttggAGACAAACCCATGAGATACTCAAagtgagaaaagagaaggtTATATATAATTgagttaatcatcaaattagttATTGTACTAAGTTTATAAGGTTGTTCGATATCAGTGTCTTCTTCGAAAAAAGTTTGGTCATTATCCTTGCAATTGTAGCCAATTTGGTTTTGATCCTCACCAAAAAGCAGAGCTCCGGCGAGAATGCTGAGCTGAAGCACATGGAGATAACTCAGTTTGGTGCAGATGATGAAGCCTACACTTGCTGCATGCAGGTGGAAGATGATGAAGGATATTCAGGTTTTCGCCTAACCAAGAGTCTTGTTAAGTCTGCAGCTCAGGCCTTGACAGTGAACCTTCAACGGATGGCCCCAAAAATTCTCCCAGTTGGGGAACTCGTGAGATTCTTTACTCTGTCTCTGAAAAACAGGGGAATTGCTCTGTTTCTTGGCAATGGTAAAGTGAAAATGACCACATTCAATGTGTTAGGAGGAGGAGAGGGTTTGAATTTAAGGTCAGGAATAGACCATTTTTGTGTGCACCCTGGTGGGAGAGCAGTTATTGATGGGGTTGGTAAGGGTTTAAGGCTCAATGAATATGACCTTGAGCCTTCAAGAATGGCACTTCATAGGTGGGGAAACACTTCTGCTGGTGGATTATGGTATGTTTTGGGTTACATGGAGCTAAGAAGAGGCTCAAGAAAGGTGATAGGATCCTCATGATAAGCCTTGGTGCTGGGTTCATGTGCAACAGCTGTGTTTGGGAGGTGATGAGGGATTTGTCTGATTCTAAGGTGTGGAAAGATTGCATTCATAATTACCCTCCAAACACACTCAACAACCCTTTCAAGGAGAAGTACAACTGGATCAATGATGAATATCTTAGCTTTGTGAGGTTGGATACTAGCAAGATGGTGTGGGATACGGAAGAGAGAAATTAACTACGTAGTTTAGTATATAAAGAAAATGATTTATAAACATTCGCATAGTATAAACACTCAAAATGAGACAtgaacataaaagaaaaaataatgagGTGTACATGACATATTAGTATTATTTAGGTGTCTAAGTGCCATTATTATTTGGTAAAGTTCGGGTTGTGATAAGgtaaagaaaaggaaagaaaaaagaaagctcAAAATTTTGTAAGTTGTGTCCCGTTTCCAACTTTTAATAGTATTAGTTTAGTTCATGTTTAAAGTTAAATATGTAATTAGTTAGAGGA is a window of Lotus japonicus ecotype B-129 chromosome 5, LjGifu_v1.2 DNA encoding:
- the LOC130721475 gene encoding 3-ketoacyl-CoA synthase 19-like codes for the protein MDLLQLLCLFPLLYSFFCLFKMILQRRGQSCYMLAYECFKPPEDTILDTDSAAKIVMRNKNLGLEEYRFLLKTIVSSGIGEHTYCPRNVLEGREECPSLKDTYDEIDEIMFDTLDNLFKRTGFSPSEIDILVVNVSLFSPAPSLTARIINRYKMREGIKAFNLAGMGCSASVVAIDMVQQLFKTYKNSIGIVVSTEDLGAHWYCGKDKKMMLSNCLFRSGGCSMLFTNKPSLKNKAIMKLKHMERTQYGADDEAYSCCIQVEDDEGYSGFRLTKSLVKSAAQALTVNLQGMAPKILPIWELVRFFTLSLRNRGIAMFLGNGKVKRATFNVLGGGGGLNLRSGIEHFCVHPGGRAVIDGVGKGLRLNEYDLEPSRMALHRWGNTSAGGLWYVLGYMEAKKRLRKGDRILMISLGAGFKCNNCVWEVMRDLSDANVWKDCIDSYPPNTLNNPFKEKYNWLNDEFLNFVRLDTSKMVWDKEERK